A window of Xenopus laevis strain J_2021 chromosome 1L, Xenopus_laevis_v10.1, whole genome shotgun sequence genomic DNA:
CCAGAAAAATCTTACAGGATATTACCTGCCCTGCTTATTCAGGTACTACAGTAGTGCTGCATTGCTTCATGTGCCAATACATACAGAATGTACAGAAATCACTTTTGCAAGCTGGTATGGTAATACAGCAAGAGATTGCTTAAATGAGTGTAGTATTACCACTCCTTCTCCACTGCCTGACCTATAAACTGCTGTTCAGAACTTAAGAACCAGTTTGTGCTTCATATCAACTGAGCTAAAATAGACGTCATTGGTGAGTGTGATGCTGTCATCTATATGGATgcaaccctgtttttctttttgcattataTGTACTTTCTTAAAATATAAAGACCATACAAAAAGAATTGTAAGTGTTGAGACAAAAGAAATTTGGTCCCTGGCcatagaacttacaatctaagtgaagctaatacaaattaaaaacttACACTGCTTACACTAGCCACTGAGCTTCTCCTGTACAGTTGTAAAAGTGGGGCTACAATTTGTCAGCCTCCAAACAGTCCATCAGTAATATTGCTGGATTTAAATAACAGCTGGAGACAGTCTTTTGGACataaattatatctatatttgGAGCTTGGTGAGTAGGTGCCAGATCAATTTGATATATTATTATGTcattatactttcatatttttcaCTCATGTACAGAACAAAAATGCACCTGTATCACAAAAATACAGAATCGGTATTGGAAATCCCTTCAGTGACTTTAAATAGCATTATAATTAGTGGCGTATAATTCCCAGTTGGAGAATGGGAAGCATTTGTGTATAGAGTTCCAAGGCATACTGGTATTATTACAGGTGCATGTGAGTGTATTCCAGCTAAATTGCACCTGTCTATAGTAGAGTTACTTATATCGATTCTCCCTGAAGTTATTGGCTTTgttaccattgtttttttttcactgaataattTCCTTGTATCAGATCCCTAAAGAATTAAAATGAACAAGTAGGGGAGGAAATAAAGCAGAGGGAAAGAGAAGACAAAGAGCTGAGAAGaaaaaagaccatttgaaaagaaAAGTAACGAAGAGATGAACATGGGCAAGTATAAAAAGGATGAAGCAGAGAGAGATACAGGGACAAATTCCCCATTTGACATAAGTGAGAAAGAATCCAGAAGAACTGTAGGCAGCCTACGTGGAGTGTTAGAGAATGCTGCAGGGAGTGTGCTTGGTGCTGAGGGAACATTGAGCTTCACAACTACATCTCCAGCCTAGGCCAACACTACACAGAGGCaacaatacacacacactacCAAATATGATGATTATacttagtggcataactagatattactgggccacacagcaaattatttttcaggccccgaaaatgtctagagattgacttgtttacttgaaattgtatataaatacaatatgtatagggcctcatggggcccctgtacctcctgcccccccccctgaagccacagggtctgcttcctctatagttacactgaTTATACTGCTTTTACCATGTACATTAATGGCAAGTTAGATTGTACCACCAATGACTTGTGTGCTGATCCACCCATGGCTGTTCAAATGCAGCTGGCTTTTAACTTGCCCTTTGTTATAGAAGGCTATTTACATTAAACTGCGCTAATAAGTTACATTCCTGTTTTCTGTATCAGCCATTATTATCAACATAAATCAAAGAATTATGTTTATTACTAAACTGATGCCAAATATCActaaaatacataatatttaacattaaaatcGATATTAACATTATGGCAGGGCAAAAGGCAACCAAAGATGCTGGCATCACTCATGAACAAGAATATGTTCTAAAATCAGTGCAATTCCACTCATATTCATATCATCGTTAGAGGAGAACTGaagcctaaaaacaaatattgataaaataaCTGCACCACCCAGGGAAgcacatttataaagggtcgaatttagaattcatgtaggttttttttaaactcctttaaattggaatatactcaaaatttgactgtggggggtatttataaaaaaaaattgaatatctctGCACTAGCACTGTTTATGGTTttggggtattttttttaatgatacaggtatgggacctgttatccagaatgctcgggacctggggttttccggataagggattttctgtaatttgggtcttcataccttaagtctactagaaattcatgtaaacattaaataaacccaatagactgcttttgcttccaaaaaggattaattatatcttagttgggatcaagtacaagctactgttttattatttcagagaaaaaggaaatcatttttaaaaattttgattatttggataacatggagtctatgggagacattccgtaattcggagctttctggatatcgggtttccagataagggatcctatacctgtactttgtttatAGCCATTAGTTAATCCATTGGTTATGTTGTGGATTAAAACAATCTGTTTGAGGGAAAGCTAGTTATGAGAGCATATTGTCTAGCACAGAGGTCTCACATCCCAGGAATATGTTTGATACATGACAGTTGAGAAGTCAGCTTGCAGTCTGTGAGCCTGAACCCTTGCAGTTGCACTCTAGCCGCTGGTTTGCTGATTAAGCATTAGCTGTGATGAGATCACTTCTTCCCTGATCTCCTTCCTAACTTGGATTTCACAGCCACCCCTCATTCTCAAGCAGGACAGCTGAACTTTTCCCGGAGAGCTCCCTTTCTTCGTCCTGAATCTTCCATGTCTCAAACTCCATCCAATTCAGAAATCAAAAGGGCTTTAGAAGCAAGCCCAGATACTAACATTGAAAATGACACCCCGGAGGCACCCAGACCCAGCAATTACCTAATTCTTACAATATTTGCCTGTTTCTGTCCCGCATATCCAATAAACATTGTGGCATTTGTGTTCTCTATAATGGTAAGTAGGTATATTttcttatccacaatgctcataatgatatttaaaatgaaatggaATATATTTACCAAATTAATCTGATGCCTGAAAATATTTATAGATTTGTAAGTGCTGTGAATATACATTATGCTGTTTTATAGGAATCATACCatctaaagaaacaaaataataattaagaTACTTTTATCGCTTCTATTTTCTCCTGCACAGAACATTTAATTGAAATAGAAACCCACTAGAGTGTTAGACCGGTATGTTGGCAtggtctttaaaaataattggttTCACTATGTGGCTGGGAGTCCTAGCATACCAGGATCAGATGCTTGTTGGGAAATCAATCAATGACTTctatgtcttattttttttagatgttggGTACTATGACATAATGGTATATAAGGAGGTATTTCTTAACATAACGTTctgcaataaaatgcacaaataatgaTGTCTCAACCCCTATTACACGAGTTACATTTAATTcccttttaatgctttatttctgATAAACAGAATTAAGTGACTATGGTGATAAAGCTGAAGTacatgcaataaaaaatacattacttTCATAAATCAATTGAATAATAGTAGCCCATTAACTAGTGCAAGAGTctcaatcattaaaaaaaatgacaccgGGTCATATTATAGTAATGTGCATAAGGTACACAATAATCGACTCATTTCAGGATAAATTGCCAGTTTGGaaacatataaatataccagCACTTAAACTGAAGTGTTTatgcaaattatgtttttatgcaGGGATAATCtctcatgattttatttttatagataaatCCTAGATGAACCATCACTCTGAACTGTACAGTTGCAGCAACAGATTCAGGTTATAAGCCCCTATTTCTCTCCCTTAATAGGTGTGGCAATCATATCTTCAAATGTTATAAAACAGACCCTGTCAACTTGTGCATCAGTATGTGTGAATACTGTATACACGTGGTAAAACAGAATAAGTGAAAGTACGCCTACCTATaaaaaaacccttattaaaaCTATTTACTCTCATGCaatatttgggggcacatttactttgctcgagtgaaggaatagaataaaaaaacttcgaatttcgaatgttttttttggctacttcgaccatcgaattggctattcaaccttcgactacgactttgaatcgaacaattcgaactaaaaatcgtttgaatattcgacctttcgatagtggaagtactgtctctttaaaaaaaaacttcgaccccctacttcgccacctaaaacctaccaaggtgcaatgttagcttatggggaaggtccccataggctttctaacaattttttggtcgaagaaaaattgtttgatcgatggattaaaatcgaatgattcaaaggatgtaatcgatttttcgttcaatcaaacgattctacgttcaatcaaactatttgcggtaaatcctttgtcttcgatattcgaagtcgaaggatttacattcgtcAGTTGAATATCAAgagttaattaactctcgatattcgaccatatgtaaatctgccccttagtgtcccgGGACTGCTTCTTTGACCTCATCCAAACAAGTAACCTATTTTAATTGATGTCTGTACCCTCTATAAATGTTTCCACCAAACTATGCAACAAAAATATTCAACAAAAATATTCAGCTAGTTACACAAATACATACccatgtacatttttatatttgaaaacaaTGTTCTACCTAGTccaataacccatggcaatcagTTAAATGTTTGCTGTCATTACAAATGATTCTGTTAAATTGGTTCCTTTTTAGCTAAGGTGGCCCTTTATGAATATGATCGCTACAGAATGTCATTCACTTGAAACTGCTTGGCTTTTTTGGGCATCCATGAGCAGATCTGGTCTTTCTACAGATTTCATCATAGGAGGAAAAACTGGTCAATACATGGACCAAAATAGCTGAATGAGCAAATAATTAGGGTGACTCTGGGGGATTATTCAATTGTTGATCAACACACAGCTCACCTTCACACTATGATGCAAAACTCAAACCACCATAAAAATTACATTCGTTGAAGTCATCAGTGCTTGTGCAGAAGTCCCTTCCCTTGCAGTACAGTCATTGCATCAATAGAGACAAATCCATTAGAACACCCACAATTTGAACAGTGTCAAAGGTGACTTATTTGGCCCACTCACAAATGCAAACACACAGCTGACTGGCTTCAATTCCTGACTGTCAACTTTCacataaacaaaacattattaaGAAATGGTCTATGCCTTTGGACAGACTGGAGGCCAAAAATGTTCTTAAAAGCCTGCACCCCATCCtagtgtaatatatataatatgttttctttttgcataTATAGAATAAATTCCGCTCCACTAGTCCTTTCTTCTTCTCTTATTCGGTCTTTCAATTGCTAGTATACTTGTAACAGTGTAAAGCCATCTTAAGCATATTGAGTTAAATTTGTAACCCATATATTGATCTACGTTATGAATTGATCTGAACCTATAATGCAAATGGGATGGGAGTCCAGGAATTTTAAGTAGAAGACAATGAGACCCATAGCTTATACGGATGATATAAGTTCATTTATACACAAGTACAATTTACAGGGGAACTTTtgcatttccattattttttgtttgtaaaatgaACTGTTTAACACTGCTAATATGTTTTTTCTGCTACCAATGGTTTGAATGGCTGACGCAGCCCTCTCAGTTTCTTCCCTCCTTGTCACCTTGTTTAGATGATAAAGCTGATATCTGACCAGAAAGGTGGCTTTAGATCCCGTTTAAGATTCCTACAATATACATGGATAAAACTCATTAGAGATCATTTATAATGGAGATAACTGTTAGCTCCCCTTATCACTGCATTCCAGAAtatagtgctgtattcatgggttTGGCGGGCTGGGGCAAAAAGAAGATGTATCCCACCCTTAAACATGTGCATCATTCTGACAATGCTGTGTTCTTCAACATTGGACAGATTTTTAATTTGGCATGAGGTGCAGAGGATTCAAATGCTCCTATTGTGTTAAGGGCTTATTTAAAAATTCAGGAACAAGTACAACGTGCTATTATAGATAAAAAATCAAGTACACGTTGATACAAAGGTCCTTGTGTTCGTAAATGCTTTGAGCCACTAACCCTGTTTAGCTTGCTGGAAAGAATTGTGTACAAATGCACACTTGCACACTACACAACTCCAGCATCACCCCTGGTGATAATACCCAGGTTTGTCTAACTGGTTGTGTCTAAGGATGCAATTGGCCTACTGTTATTGATGACCCACAAGACTAATCACCACTATAAAACTGTCTGATGGGCAATacatagcagcactattagctacTTAGCAGTGCCTGCCTTTACGTTAGAATTCACGTTAGAAAAACActgcaaaaggtaaaaaaaaacaaatagaaatttgCATCTGACTAGAGCACTTTACACtgcattcataaataagcccttttggagTGGCTTAGAGACTTTGTTTGTggccaaggtactgttttgttattactgagaaaaaggaaatcataataaaaaattgaattatttgattgtaacTCTGAACGGGTTTTCGGGTAACAGATTCTATACCAGTATTGTTGTCTGGGATTTTAC
This region includes:
- the tmem233.L gene encoding transmembrane protein 233; this encodes MSQTPSNSEIKRALEASPDTNIENDTPEAPRPSNYLILTIFACFCPAYPINIVAFVFSIMALNSYNDGDIEGSKRLGRNALYVSIASIIIGLLVIATYCTVHFTTNSV